Within Oleidesulfovibrio alaskensis DSM 16109, the genomic segment ACGCGCACCGTCATCACCGCGCGGGCGGGACTGGCATCGGTATACAGTATGCCGCCCTCCACCACCTCGAATGTGCGTATGCCGGTTTCATCATCCGCCACGGCTGCTCCTCCCTGCAGCACACCGGCACCATGCTGCAGCACTCTGCGCACCCGCAGACAGTCCTGCGGCAGCCTGTAGGCATGCAGAAATCCGAAAGGCGGCTCCTGAGCCACCTGCGGCAGCACGGCATAACGGGTGGCAAAATTCCAGTGATGCGCCTCCAGCAGTTCGTCCCGTACTTCCGGGTAATACTGGGCGCACAACCTCGCCCCGCGCGATTCCTGCGATAACGAGGCGATTTCCTCGGCCCCGATATAGCGCAGAGCCTTGTTGCATATGCTGACTTCAGACGGCATGAGGCATCTCCTGTTCCGTATCCGCATCTGCGGACACTGCTTTTTCTGCGATAACTGCGTCTGCCGGGCGGCACGCCTGCAACAGCGCACCGCAGAGACGCGGCGCAAGAGGTATCACCTTTTTGCGCCGCGCCCGGTTACCGGCCGCTCCGCCGCCGTCAGCGGGGAATGAAATCCATAAAGACATCCACAGTGCCCTGCGCCGCAGGGTCATCGGTACCCAGTACGGCGCACACATACCGCGCCGTGTCGGAAGGCACGGGCAGGCGGGCAAGAACATCGCCCGGAGCGGCCTGCAGTCCTTCGGGGTATCTGCGGGCAAACGATACCGGCATGGGGGTAAGGGCATCCTCGCTGTCCCCGTGTTCCAGCTGCAGCGTCAGCTGCTTTTGCGCGCCCACCCGCACGGAAGAGACAGCGCGGACAAGCACTTCCGCTGCGCCGCACATGGACCCCGCGCGCGAAACGCCCCCGTTGCCCGTTGCTGTGCCGTCCGCAGGCAGCGTCTGTCCCGATGCCAGAAATTCACCATTGATGCGAAGGGTATGATTGTACATTGTCATGCTCCGTTGATGCGGCGCGCAGCCCGCACAGAGCTGCGCGCCGCCGGTTATACGCTCAGAGATTTTTCGGTGCCGTCTTCAAAGTTGTAGGAAGTGACAATCTCGATGCCGTTCCAGTGAGTGATGCGTCTGTCCATGTCGCGCCCTGCGGGGTCGACCTGCAATGCACCGCCCTTGTAGCGCTGGAGCAGGTTCTTGGCTTTTTCGTGCATAAAAAGGAACGTACTGCCCGGAGTGGCCCGCACATCTGCCAGCAGGTCATCGATCATATCTGCTGTGGGCACATGCTCGGCGCTGGCATTGACCACGGCAGCCACGCTGTGCCGGTTGGCAATCTGCACGCCCAGATAGGCTTTCAGGCGCATTCCGTACACCAGCACACCCTGATATGCGCCGGAAGCTGCTTTATACAGCTCACCGCCGTTGACGGGCCGGGTGTCGAGAACCGCCCCCTGACGGAAACAGCGGGGGCTGTACAGACCGCAGGTTTCACCGGGCACAAAGCGCACCGCCACAATACTGTAGCAGTTGTCGGCAGCCGAACCGGCGGAAACGGCTCTGCCGTGATCCAGCGCCCACGCGCGGAAGTTGTCGTACAGAATCCTGCGCTCGGCAGACATGCCCGAACGCCTGACAACTCTGGGCAATTTGCGGGCGAAATACTTTTCCCTGCCGCCGAACATGTTGGCCATATCTTCGGGGCACTCTATCTCGCCGCCCAGAATGGCCAGATCCACCTTGCGCAGTTCGCCCGTGACATCCACGGGAGGCAGCGGGGCGTTCATCTGCACCCAGCCAGCGCCCTGCACCTCATCCACCGATTCGTACATGTTCCACAGATCGTGGCTTGCCTCTTCAAAGGGAATGATGCCCAGAACAGGGGCCTCTTCCGTAAGATCGTCCACCTGCTTCGGTTGTCTGCTGGCGTACAGGCCGGCCAGTTCCTTCAGTGTCTTGCCCATTATCCGCTCCTATCGTGTTCTGAAGACTTCGCGGCGCAGAAAGTCTTCGGTGCTCATGGGGCCGCTTCCGCCACCTGCGGGCATGGCTGCGCCCACCGCGTCCTCGCCCAGCATCTCGCCCACATGGGCCATCATTTCCACAAATGCCGGATGGTTACCCCATCCAGACTCCACCAGAGGCGTCAATCTGCCCCGCATACGCCCGTCCAGCGAGACCAGCGCCCTGCGCGCACCGGCAAGACGCTCGTCATAGTTCTGCCCGAACACCTCGCTGCGCAGCACATGTTCGCAGTCCGCACGGCCCTGAGCCGTTTCACGCATGAGCCGCGACACATAAAAATCCGCTGCACGCTGTGCCTGAGCGGGAGAAAGCCCCGCCTCGGCGCAGAACCCCTTGAACTCATCCAGCAGCCCGCCGCTGACAGGCACTTCCTGCGGCAGGGTGATGGCATATTCCTCCACCGTGCGCTGTACCTGTGCCGTGCCTTGCTGGGTCTGCGGCGCTCCGCCGGTTTGCTGCACCTGAGGCGATGCGGCGCTGTGCACCGGAGTCTCCGTGACAATACGCGCCTGCACGGTGCCCCCTGCCGCGGCATCGCCCTCTTTGCCCTGCGTCATCACCTGAGCAGGAGCGTGTTCCTGCGGCGCCATGCGCGCCGCGCCCGGCAAGTTGTTCATACTTTTTCCCCTTCGTGTGCGGGGCAGACGGGCCCATGCCCGCCGTTCCCTTCTGTTTTGCCGGTTATCCGGCCTGTGTTACGCGCCGCCGCCCAGTTGCGTGCCCCTTCAATCTGCAGACGCACATGGCTGGCCGGATCTGCCAGCGCCACATCAGCCATACGGTCGCGGGCGTAATCAAACAGCGCCGCCAGAGCGGGCAGTGCCTGACCGGTGCCGGAAATACGCTGCGAGGCACACGCCGCATCCAGCCAGTGACGCACAACGCGCAGCCCGCTGCCGCACGGCATGCGCAGCACCGCGGCCAGATCGTCAAGATACGCCAGCATCCGCCCCTCGCTGCGGGCCGCCTCCTTTCTTGCCAGCGCAAACTCATCGGCCATAAGGTCCGTCAGACATTGTTCATCCATGCCCAGCAGCCCTTCCAGCATCCCGTCCTGTGCGTGTCCTCCCTCATGCATAGTGTCTCTCCATGACCGCCGCGGCTCTGGCTCCGGCCCTGCGTCCGGCCTCTCTGCCGGCTTCCAGCCCCGCACTTTCCAACAGTGCACGACCGGCCTGTTCTGCCTGCTTCAGAGCACGCTCCCTGCGCAGCAGCTGCACATCTTCATCGGAGCGCACAATACCCGCCGGAGCACCCGCAATGGACGCCAGCTCATCCACGGCCTGATCGAAATCGATTTTATCGAGCACCTCGGGAGCCATGGCCGCAAACCGCGACACGTCTCCTGCCAGCTGCCGCACCCCCTGTGCCGCCGACAGACGCTGAGCCTGCGCAAGGGCGGAAACGTATTCCACTTTCAGGTCACGGCCGGCCAGCACATCCGGTGCCGGCGGCAGTCTGCCCGCCCGCGCCAGCAGGCCGAACGCCCTGCCGATAAGCGGATCAAGGATGTCGGTCTGATGCCGCTCCACCACCGGCCCCAGAAGCAGCAGCTTTTCCTGACTGCGTTCCATTATTTCCGCGGCAGTCACATTGGATCGCGACTCACCGGCAAAAAGCAGAAACATTTCTGTGAACAACCCTTCGCGGATACTGCGGCGCACGTCCTCTATCTTGTAGGTCACGGCCTGAATGTCCGGCCGGATCTGATACAGCGGCGAAAGCGCGTCAGGCTGGGCCGGATTTACATAGTTCTGCGCACCGGGAATCAGATTCAGCCGCTGCTTGAAGCCCGTGGGTACACGCATGGGCGGATTGACCACCTTGTGCACGGCCAGCAGCTGGCTGCGCGCCATTTCCTGCAGCATCTTGACATCGGGCAGCACATCCATGACCGGTGAATGCCCGTACAGCTGTCCGCCGTTGACTTCCCAGCGGGCGCACAGATGCGGAAACTCCGCATAGCCGGAAACATGCAGCAGCCGGCGAGGCTCCTGAGCCTCCCATGTGAGCGACTCGTACGGTTTGTTAAGGCTGTCCTGCCTGCGCGGGTCGCGTCTGGCCCGCGGCCGGACCAGCTGCACCAGCGCCACAGGCGCATAAGGCTGCGCCGCGGCAAGGCGGCGCACGGTGCGTGACAGCCTGTCGCTGCCGTATTTCTGCGCAGCCTGCGCCGCTGTCATGCTGAAACGCCGCACCACGGTATCCACTCTGCCCGCGGCATCGCAGGCCCATGCAAAATCGCCGTGCGGCACAACGCAGAAACGCATCACCCGCTGCGGGTCGGCCTCCATATACATATCCGCGCTGCCGTACGCGGCCAGTGCCGTAAACAGGGCATGCGAATTCTGATAAAAATTCGACCCCGCAAGAGCCGCGTACAATGCCGCTTCCACGTCATCCAGCCAGCGGCGCACCTCGGCGGATTCCATAAGCCCCCTGTCTGCAAGGCGCAGCCGGAACCACGGTCTGGCAGGCGGTGTCAGCCCGCC encodes:
- a CDS encoding major capsid protein, which codes for MGKTLKELAGLYASRQPKQVDDLTEEAPVLGIIPFEEASHDLWNMYESVDEVQGAGWVQMNAPLPPVDVTGELRKVDLAILGGEIECPEDMANMFGGREKYFARKLPRVVRRSGMSAERRILYDNFRAWALDHGRAVSAGSAADNCYSIVAVRFVPGETCGLYSPRCFRQGAVLDTRPVNGGELYKAASGAYQGVLVYGMRLKAYLGVQIANRHSVAAVVNASAEHVPTADMIDDLLADVRATPGSTFLFMHEKAKNLLQRYKGGALQVDPAGRDMDRRITHWNGIEIVTSYNFEDGTEKSLSV
- a CDS encoding portal protein yields the protein MSISTLEEARGAAAYIESQRGEWDSRWREVADYVTGAGYGGGSWQEGTARPEGRRGQRIIDATATRALRVLAAGLQGGLTPPARPWFRLRLADRGLMESAEVRRWLDDVEAALYAALAGSNFYQNSHALFTALAAYGSADMYMEADPQRVMRFCVVPHGDFAWACDAAGRVDTVVRRFSMTAAQAAQKYGSDRLSRTVRRLAAAQPYAPVALVQLVRPRARRDPRRQDSLNKPYESLTWEAQEPRRLLHVSGYAEFPHLCARWEVNGGQLYGHSPVMDVLPDVKMLQEMARSQLLAVHKVVNPPMRVPTGFKQRLNLIPGAQNYVNPAQPDALSPLYQIRPDIQAVTYKIEDVRRSIREGLFTEMFLLFAGESRSNVTAAEIMERSQEKLLLLGPVVERHQTDILDPLIGRAFGLLARAGRLPPAPDVLAGRDLKVEYVSALAQAQRLSAAQGVRQLAGDVSRFAAMAPEVLDKIDFDQAVDELASIAGAPAGIVRSDEDVQLLRRERALKQAEQAGRALLESAGLEAGREAGRRAGARAAAVMERHYA